From Myripristis murdjan chromosome 13, fMyrMur1.1, whole genome shotgun sequence:
atacacacacacacacacacacacacacacacacacacacacacacacacacacacacacacacacgtatataccTGATGGGTGCGGAGGTGTCGCCCTCGTCCCACCGCTGCTTGGGCGGGTTGATGTACATGCACCACAGCTCCCAGTTGTATCCGTGGCCTGAGTTCTCGTAGCGCTCCAACTCGAACGTGTCATGTTTGATGTTGTCAATGGAGGGCAAGATGATCCTCTTGTGATCTTCTTTGATTCTGGCCAGAACTGGCTCGGCCCTGgtggaatgcacacacacacacacacacacacacacacacacacacacacacacacacacacatgcacagatacacaagCTTAAAGACAGATGGCATGGGGCGGGTTCTCTTAAGATCTCTTTTCACTCGCCCACTTCAGTTAGTTAGCCGGTCCCTAAAGTTGTACCAACTTATTAACAATTCCATTTGATTCAGCTCAGCGCAGTTCCACGGAGTGTGTGTCTATTTATGTTGAGTGAACTGGGGTGTGCAGACTCTGATAGTACACTCTGAGCTAGTAAAAGACCTACCTAGAGGTGGACAGGACAAACATGTTGTGTTGCACAACATGTTTgcttttaaatcactttaaatCCTTTCAATCACTCTTCAAAACTTACTTCTGGGGACAGGCTTTAGTATGAGgttgtattttattcatcttttgtaTATTTCATGAACTGCGCATCTTACGTTTTACACTTTAACTTACAGGGCCACCCACCCTCCTCTTTTCTTACTCTCAGGGCTGTGCAGTATGACCTAAATCTCATATCCTGATATGGTCATTTTATATCCAGATAAcaatatatatcaatattgcACCTTTTCAgtgaaatacatgaataaattgTTGATCTAAAATGATCACATGAAAAGACTTATTCCTTATTACATttctaattaaataaatgacaaataaaaggtacttaatcatattttattatttttctccttttatttggaaCCTTTGGGCAAATTTTCAattcaacagcaaacaaaatatAAGTGTAAGTGTAAAGTATTTAAAATAGCAGTGTAATGATGTACATGCTTCCCAATGCTGGCACAGTTTTTTCCCAGGCAACAACAGTGCCGTGAAGGTGCCATATGGAGGGACACTACTTCAGTGAGTTACCTCAGTCATTTACTTTTCTGTCAAAACGCTGAGGCTTCCTGCACCCATGCACCACGCACACAGGACGACACAAGGCCACTTTTTGGCGCGACAGTCGTGTTTTTTGCCGGTTGATGAAGACAACATGATGCCGATTTTTATGTCTCCTCAACCGGTTGGAACTGAGGAGGTTTGCGTGTCTGTTGTGATGTTGCCAGCTCATCCCCCAAATTCTACAGACTGCAAGGACTCACTAAATTCACAGTGAGAAATATATCAAAACGTTGCTTCGGAGTGAGTGTTTTGCGTAGAGTTAATAAATTGACGCTGCTGTCCAGAGTTTCAGTGATCGGTGAAGTGTGACACTCAGAACAGACAATCGCACCATGTTGACCAcagcatagatagatagatttactttattgatcccaaactgggaaatcccttttttttttttagatactactactgctacactTCCACACAGGATTTACATTAcactgtgttattgtgtttgttgtgctgtAAGTTTATGTTGCCTACGCTCATGTGTGGAGCGCAAAGGACAACTAAACATTGTTCAAATTACAGAATATCACCTAGCGTAATAAATTACCACAGAGTTGACCTGATACAGCACAACACTGAATGACTGACGACTGATGACTTTCTACTGTTGCACGATATATACTGTGATATCACACAGCCCTACGTactcttatcttattttttccagGCACAGGATAGTGTTTGGTGTGTTCATTTTAGGCTCTTTGCTGTTGCTTTGTGCTCTCCTTCATGGACTCTGTAAAGCACTGAAGTGACTCACACTTAGCGGCAGCTTTGAAAGAAAGTGCTGTAATAATGCTGCGGTTGTTCTATTGCACTTCAATGGGTTATGCCTGCAAAATTTTACGCATTTTGGAAAAGTTTTGCTGCCTTAGATAATTTTatctatatgaaaaaaaaactgacaaggCAAAGAGGATTTATGATGACTCAGAACTTCTAttaataacacaaaatgtgatTCACTTTCATGCAAGACACCATTTGGTAAATGAAGCTGTTATCTTCTCTTTTCAAATAGtgaatatctcattttgaaatgaaattcttCATTTGTGCCATAACTAGGGATGCAATGATTTATTCATTACATCAGTGCATCAGTTATTAATTTTTGCAGATTCAAGTGAATTGATCtgctaaaaaaaatagaatgaatTGTTCTGACTTTGACCCGAAtcaaatgaaatgctttgaatcaaatcattcaccattctttaaaaaatttCAAATGAGAGGCCAGACCACTAAGTTTATTACAGAAATACTGAGGAAAGATTAAAGCCCTCAGGTTtatgccaagactaataactCATAGAATTAATGCAACAATTTACACTGCCTGTCTCTAATGTTTTGttatcaaaaacacaaaaacacatgtgaaacaaaatgctccaatttttttttttttttttttttttggttatgatGGGGCTAAGGAGTTGTCTTTTGTTAGCTATACTCTTTCGAGAACTGAGAGGCATTCATCgtctcatcatcatctttacCACATGACAACAAGGTGGGCCTGCATCATGGTTCACAAAACTGGACCAGACTGAATcgttccaaaaacaaaaaaacatcatttttaaactgaattGCCACCAAAGGAACTGAACCTCTGTTAGCCTAAAGATTCACACTATTCATCACAGCCAAACAGAGCCTGAAGCAAATCCTATGGTGCTGATTCTGTGCTGTTTCTCCCTCAGTGAATGATTTGTCTCCCTTGCATCCCAACAGTTCTACCTTGAGGTTTTCAAGTCTATCCAAAGGCTGAACCGACTCACCAGGAAGGAGTGAACTCCACATGGGCATCAAAAAAGCCTGTCACTTCGGCACTGGCCACCTTCCAGCCCTCGATTCTGGCGCGGAtcagcccctctctcttctgGTTCCTGACGATCTTCACCAGGCCGGGGTAGCGCTTGTTCACGTATTCCTCCAGTGGTCCTTTGAGTTGCTCTGGGccacaagagacaaaaacacatgggatgcaaacagcagcagggtttTGGTCTTGTTGTGATTCAGACacctacagtggtggaaaaaagttttgggacagcccatgcatttgtgaaatattacattaacaaatcactcttaggtcttcaggtgcaatttcttttagtccagtcacagcccaaatactaaacaaatcctaaaaaagccatgaaaaacttaaaattgattggttccataaaaatacataagaaatttggagtattgggtcattttggtaccagtgacgaaggttgttctttttcttaaaagacccaatttttgttgccaagcttggtgtctatataaagcagcacatctgaaagttcttcagacacaaaaatggctaaaacaaggaacctaacgcaggaaacacgcctgaagataaagattacactgtcaactatttagtttgcttagtttttcttgtaaacaataaacaaaaaaatataatttgtatttgtttgtatctgtctaacgcagccacaccttttgaaacacaaaaaaaagatttttccacaaatatctcatgataatatttgagattgtgtaaaattttaagggtgtccgaaaacttttttccaccactgtatttgcCAGAGGTTTTCACTGAcctttccatgacttttccataaaatgtattttttagatttgcccctgaaaatgtttgttttagcaCCATGGGCGCTATGTGGTGAAAGTCAGTCAAATACTGTATATAAGCCTCTGTAAAACAAACGAGAGCCTCACATAAACCTGGACAGAGTTTTTCACTTTGTAAGTCCAGTCCAAGCTGAAACAACAGAGCAGTCAGTCTGTGGATACCACTGGCTCGCAGAGGTGAAGTAAAGTATGTTCAGCTTTCTTTACCACACTGAGACAAActgatgcatgaacacacatcaCAGGAATCCTCAAGGGCCACAACACGCTGAACTGGTGAATCAGTTTTAAACTGAGCGAACACTGTGTTGGTCAGTTTCCACGGCtttgcaattgttttttttttcataacttttcCCAGGACCTGgaaattgcattttcaaatttccgGAGTTTGTCTGACCCTATGAACCCTGCTCGTGGTTCGAGAGTCTGCTCTTCAACTTAAGGACGAAGCATTAAGCCACAAGAAAGGCTTTGAGCCCCTGCCAGCGCTGGGTTTGTTGTTCTTTggctgaccctgaccctgacccagacaAGAGGAAACAGAACAGCTCCTCAGCGATCAATAAAGAATCCCGTCGTCTGATTATTCGCACtcagaggaacaaaaacacaaccaaaccaAAAGGCCTCATCACATTGGCCAGTTTTGTGTCATATTcaagactcaaacacacacagcggcagGAAGATGCGACGTAAGCGTGTTCTCTCGCGTCCCTGCGGCTCTGTATCGCGTTCCAGCAGACGGCAAAAACCACCACAGGGAGTCTGCGGCTTCCTGAGTGGTGGCAGCCGCTGCACCTTTGATCTCTCACTCAAGTGATCAGCCTTTTCCCTCCGGAGCCAAACAGTCACAGCCCCTCTTCctttgcatcacacacacacacacacacacacacacacgcctacatgcacacacacacacttgcacatattTGTAatgctctctgtttttctgtctctgtataTTCTTGATGATCatcacagacaaataaacacatttctgaTGCTCTTTGTCTcggtttctcacacacacacacacacacgcacacacacacacgcatacacacgtgTGAGTTTTGTCCAAACCGTCATGCGAGGCCAAAAAAGCCGAGCCGGGCGACGTATGCAGGCGGAGAGAGAATGGTGAGTGTTATTTGTTTGCATGCCTCGCCTTCTCCCCTGCTGCAgtttcctccctctgtgatAGATAGCTGGCTCTCAGCCATCCAGCAGAGCCAAGAGCATGGGGGGGTTgaactgtctctccctccttttaccctcctctccctctccctctctctctctctctctccttgcattTCTGGCCATCCTCAGCCACTTTTTCATGCCCCGGCTGTTTCTGCCTCCACGCATGaggtctctcctcctcttcctctcgtACCGTCTCTCGCGTCCCATTTCCTCATCGCATCTGTTTTACTCTTCCGTTCTATTGcgttcctccctccctcctttccatATGCATTACactcgctctccttctctctgtccgaCCCTATTTTTCTTGAGGCCCCTCACTCtttcccaccctctctctctctctctctctctctcacttcgtCTGCCACTTCCTCTAATAGCCTGGCTTGATCTCCTCGCTCTGTgtgcatctttctctctctttcacactacCTATTTTCACCTCCTCTGCTCCGACTCTCCCTTCAAGCTACTTTCCCCTCCACAACATacgcctcttcctctctccctcctcattaATTTCATCCCATCCGCCCTCATCCCTCCTTGCAGTCCACTCCCCTCCGCTCTTCCTGTCTTCGTCTTACAGGGCCCAGCCTGGCAGCGCAGCCCCATAAATAAGACGGGGACATCTCTCCAGTGACATCCTATTGTGGCACTCTGCCTCTCCGCCTGTCCGCCCCGCAAAAGCTGGACCCATTAGTCACCCGACCAAACACCGAGCCTCAATACCGGTGGACGCGGCTTCTGTCGAGGAGACGCCCGTCACCTTGTCACCCTGATGGAGCCCCGTGACGCATTCGACGCCGCCGTCCTACCAGTGGACATTTCAGGGCGCCATCTTTCCCTGTGTTCCCCGCAGCAAGCCTTAACGTATGCTTTTGTGTTGGGTGACGCTGTCTGTGTCGCACACGCCGGAGCTCAAATTGCTTTGAAGTGTTTGCAAGTGTTGTTTTTTACATGCTTATAAGAGATTAagcctttatagggcaagtgactatatttggtaatttcagaaattgtacatatcaggcccatcccctgtctcagttagttcaataatcatttggtcttcacccagccaatcagcaaagatcgctctacatcccaggtcacatgattgtggcatttgaccaatctcattggctttgattttctatagaaaaatgaaaattttagaaaaaatttatagaagtaataaagtcctgtcatgttctctaataacagtctagggttgttttgtttttttgaatttcacagtatttcaatgagtgccctataaagggttaaagagTTTGGGTGTTGCTCGTGCAAAAGGGTGTGTCACATGTgcacaaaatgaagaataataaACAAGGAAACACATAATGTACATCATAAAGGGAAGTCAATATAGGCACTCGGCTGTATGCTCAGAGCACAATATGGAGTGTTGATTGTAAACTCTATTGGTGACAGGGGACAGTACGTTCTGCAGCTGCAATCTGAGGAGGCTCTAAattatttgagtgtgtgtgtgtgtgtgtgtgtgtgtgtgtgtgtgtgtgtgtacgtgcatgcatgtctgcacTACCTGCCTATAACTGTTATTTTGAGCCATCATTTCATGCTACATGTTTAAATTCTACCATCTATATGCCAAATCTCAAAGGATGAAACACATTACAAggatttagtgtttttttttgtgtgtgtgtgtgtgtgtgtgtgtgtgtgtgtgtttctctgtctgaatGTCATTCTTTTCAGGATGGAGAAGCCTCTGGACATTAAAAAGTCTCCCCTGAAACCCATTTTAACAAATTTCATATGCTGGTTAGTGGCTTTGTAAGAGTGAGGCAAGTTTCACAGACTGTTACCTCTGAGGCTGACTGAAGTAATATCTGTCAAATCAGCACAGGCAACACAGACTGGGccataatgtttatttaaagaCTAATATCTGCCTAATATCTGTCTAAACCAGGGCTTggtgctgattggttgaagcagatctacctgaacagggcgtgcagGAAGATGTGTGAGctttaattgggtcaggtgtgaaagagcagagctggaaccaaaacctgcaggacagggggccctGGAGGACTGGGTTGGTGACCCCTGGTCCAAATCAACATATTAATGTAATCAGTGTATAATGGTATGAGTGTGTTTAAGCTCACAGTGCAAAAACTAACACGCACATATGAGGTCAACTCCAGACTCAAGAgtaaaaaagtgacatttttatatcggatattctgccttgtttcaacttatttatacttgttcccagaaaaattcctgaaatgagtaaaaactgctttggaaacaagtgggactgTCTCATCCCCTtggtatacagtatatatttttgACTTGTTATACAAAGAATAAgattttaaccctttcatgcatgaattatgaaagcctaaGTCAATATTTCTTTCTGATGTGCTTTTAcacttcttagggcatgaatatctctgtgagtctccatacttctttcagAATACAGGACTGGTGTTACCATGTCATTCTACtagtattaacatgttttcagcaacaagaactgacagtctctgcataaacctcaatgtaggggagcagcagagagcactctaacagccgatatgcaattccaccatagaaaccactgcatttaggagaaaatgactcttAAACAGCCGTCCACTGTAGTGACAGCTATGTGTGAAAgggttaacactgaatatgagactattCATatgcttttcctcctcttgaCAGGAAATACGTGACTTGAGATACAGCAGATCCCAGTCATTTGGGGAAAAAGACACGGGCGCTTTGGGAATAAAAGTCTACTGACCGTCATCGCTGTTGTCGTCCACCAGGATGATCTCTTTGAGCAGGTGAGCTGgtgtgtgattgacagctgagtgcACTGAGCGGAGGATCACTGACAGAGCCTCGTTGacgaagatgaagatgagggagATCTGGGGGAGGTCTCTCGGGTAGCTGACCTTCCTGcatctggacagacagacagacagacacgcagTATGTTATGCCACAGTGTGACTATCTTAtctgaaagccaaatgaaacCTTTTCTATGTGAGGTTATTCTAATGCCTTGCTGTGAGACTTGCATCCTGGGATTTGCGCgctcctctcttcctcagtcATCGCTGTGAAAGACCAAGCTGCCTCCACAGAGCTGCTGACATCTTGTTCGCAGAGGCTAAAAGACGAATCACGTGCCTTCTCCTGTTCAACTATAATCACATgggttttcctttccttttccttttttttccatattggcCTATTCACAGTCTGTCTACTGCAGATAGGAGGCCTATTTTTACTGCAGCCTTTGTTTAAATGGGCTACAGCTCTAATGAAGGGGAGAGAGGTGCATCAAGGCTTTGGCTGCATCTCTCTGTGCAGTTACACTGGTGGAGAGTgacttccttcctttccttatctcctttccttgtcacattaaaaaaaaaggtggtcTTCGTATCTTATTATCTTCCATAATAGAATAAAGGCAGCCTACATTATCAGTATGAACCCTATGTATTCACAACAGCCGGTGAAGTCAGATGGCACAATTATCCTCAACCTTGTGACAGCCCCAAAACATGCCTATGTATCCGTTACAGGCTTAACAATGAATAATGGTGAACTTAAGTTAAGTATGTTAAGTATGATTACAATAGAGCtgtgtattggaaatatattttttcacattcttAATCATATCAGAACTCCCTAAATGACTGAGTGATCCCCCTGGGCCGTCCTGACCCTCCGGCTGAGGGCACAGGATTGTGTCAAGGGACTAATGAATTGCccctacacattttttttaactatgtcAAATAATATTGTCATTTTAACTCCACATCAGGTTATAAGCAGCTGGCATAAAGTCTATACAGACTTGCAGAGTTGCCAGGTTTGCATGTTTTCTGCAAAAAGTgcactattttttatttttttaaagagcgCTGGAGAAGGAAAGATATGGGGGATaccaacataataaaaaatgtccTGGCCAGTGTTAAAACCAAACTGCACCAAACAGTAGCACATTGTGGAAAGTGTTGCCTAAAAACTTCCTCTACACTGCTGAGCGactgtcatttacatttttgttttcaagtgtCTCCATCTCAGTGAATCCACAATGAAATGATGGTTGCTGGCACTCCTGGCACCAGGATGATCGCTGTGTCTTTAAAAGTCCACTGACAGGGGGCAGCCCAGTCACCAGATAAGAGCGCACACCACGTGTTCCGGCTGAGTCCTGTTCGCAGCAcactgggtttgaatctgacctcaggccatttgctgcatgccatcccctctgtctctctgcccttaCTGCCTctttctactgtgactgtcaaataaagcagacacgccaaaaaaaataacctttaaaaAACTGATACTGTTACTGATACCAAAAGGCTATAATTACTACTACATATACtgccacaactactactacttcaagtgctactactactgctaatgctATTACtgcattagcagtagtagtccTGACCATGGAAGCTACGCAACTGGTGGCAGAGATTGGCTGAAGGCTTTCTCATCATCCCCGACTTTCAAACGGGGGCTGTTGCTCATTTAAGCGGGGTTcaggagcagagacagacactTTGTGAATGAACATTTCTATGGAAAGCTCGCAGACAGATACAACACAAGGCTATTTGGGAGTATGGGAGCATGCACCCCTGgatgcacatgcatatacactgATGATACGCAAATGCAATCAGAAGCATGCAGTTCACACCTGCTGATACAAGcaccacctgtgtgtgtgtgtgtttagatttATCTGcccatgcatacatgcatatcGATGGACACACTGATAGTGCAGCTTCATCACAAATCCAACAACAGATTAagaggcacagacagagagagagagaggaagagaaattaAAAGGGACGGGTGCAGTGCATTAGGTACAAACACTTCAAAGCACACAGGAATTTGTTCCTGATACCAGCAGAAGGGTCATGAAGCCAAACATTTTATTCGTgctcttaaaaataaaacatgctcaTTTTAAAGTGCAGGGTTATGAAATCTGCACAGAGAACAAGTTTGTCAGACCCGTTTTTTGACAGCTTTGGCTAAATCAAATCTATGCGCTCACTTGCTGGGACGGTGGTCCGGGATGGTCCGATCCAGAGAGATTTTGTCACTGAGGTAGGCATTATATCCATACTTCTCCCTCAGGTATTTTGCATCACTCTCCTCAGCTGGTGACAGGGTGGCAGGGAGGCCACCTTTACCTCGACCCCCAAAGCCCTCAATGAGGCCGAGAGATTTAGAAAGACCTGAGCAAGGCAAACGAGAAGATTACATGTCAGTATCCCCTGGTGTGGCTGAGTCACTCCTCTTTCAATAATCCTGTCTAAGGCTTACAGGTGTTACCCCCACACACAAAATCCTATCAGAGATCCAACTCCAACCCCATGTGAGCGAAGGTAGTCATTCGCTGTTGAGAGAGGTGAGCTTATGATTTGATGTGACATTATGACAAAGTGTTGGCACAGATTGTGCCTTCAGTACGGGGTTACAGTATAAAAATAGAGATGTAACAAATATGCTCAGCCCTGGGGTTCCCAGTCTTACTCGCCTGCTGATCCTATATTGAGGCTGCAAAATTCCAGCAAGGAAAAAAGGCATCAAGATTCAACATGGAGCTGTCTAATTAATGATAAAAGGCAGAAATCTTTCACTCTCCAGGTTGTGAGCCGGGCAGTGAGGCTGCACAGTGGCCTTTCATTTGTTCACTGTTCATTTCAAAGTGAGGGATAACCATCATTACATTCATCTTAGTTTATTTGGGATTATTTGGGGACAGCAGGGCAGCC
This genomic window contains:
- the LOC115369774 gene encoding polypeptide N-acetylgalactosaminyltransferase 17-like, which codes for MAFVFRRWRVLLVLNVLAVAGFMTFWAKCNTRSVPAVGQEATADGKRPRGNGTAQQGAGISHEVLLKRLGSLEDVVYRQLNGLSKSLGLIEGFGGRGKGGLPATLSPAEESDAKYLREKYGYNAYLSDKISLDRTIPDHRPSKCRKVSYPRDLPQISLIFIFVNEALSVILRSVHSAVNHTPAHLLKEIILVDDNSDDEQLKGPLEEYVNKRYPGLVKIVRNQKREGLIRARIEGWKVASAEVTGFFDAHVEFTPSWAEPVLARIKEDHKRIILPSIDNIKHDTFELERYENSGHGYNWELWCMYINPPKQRWDEGDTSAPIRREVHDGRCIVCDVSVRKGTETEFSDSEGFSSCCTDICTQQLQRSPTHRQGVQAKRVPKV